AGCACCGCGACCACGTCGAGCATGGCCCGTCGGCGGTGCGGGGTGGGCGGGGAGTCCAGTGCGGCGTTGACCGCCTCCAGCGGAACCAGCAGCCGCGCGATCACGCGCCAGCCCGGCGCGGACGGGTCGTGGTACTGCAGTCGCCGCAGATTGCGCACGCCCAGGTCGGCCACGGCCCTGGCCTCAGTAGGTCGCACTGCCACCGCGGCGTTGTCGCGGGGCGGGGAGATCGGCCGGGACCAGCGTCCGGCCCCGTTCGCGGCGATGGCCGACAGTGATGCGGTCATCGCGACACCTCCGCCGTCGTGCCGTCCGCAGACGTGAGCATCTGTATTCGCCAGGCATGGATGTGCTCCATGCCGCGGGCCAGCTTGTCGGCCAGGTCCCGGCCGGACAGGTGGATGTACTGGAGCGTGGAATCGGTGTTGCGGTGGCCGGCGAAGGTCGCGATCGCGTGCAACTCCCAGCCCATCCGGGCCAGATCGGTCAGACATAGGTGCCGGGTGGTGTGGGTCGAGAACCGCGGGACACCGGCCTCCAGAGCGATCCGGCGGACCACCTTCGACCAGGTCCACAGGGTCAGCGGTTGTCCGTGGTTGCGCCGGGACTCCGACAGGAACAGCGGCCCCCTGGCCCGGCTGATCATGGCCCGGTGGGCGATGTAGGCCGACATCAGCACGCCGGTCGACGCCGAGTACGGCACCACCCGCTCCAAGCGGTTCTTCGTCGTCTCCGCCCGTACCCTTAGTGTCCGGTGGGCCGGATCGAGGTCGTCGGTCCGAAGTGAGCACAGCTCCTCTCGCCGCAGCGCGGCGTCGTAGGCCAGGGCCAGCATCACCCGGTTGCGGACCGGCTCCTCCCGTGCGACCTGCAGGATTCCCAGCCACTGCTGTTCACTGGGGATCCACGGCAGCTTCGTCAGCCGTGGCACCAGCCC
The Streptomyces lunaelactis genome window above contains:
- a CDS encoding tyrosine-type recombinase/integrase: MSGTTVLTEKWPVLGRHEQAATWLMIWTDLGRAPRTIDAYARGLAEYLLTCEQGNVDPVTANRAHIAIYVRELTSRPHHRGANVVSIDSGAGLANSTIQQRLVPVRLFYDFLMEEGLRDSNPVGRGRYTPGRQRGGQQRGLVPRLTKLPWIPSEQQWLGILQVAREEPVRNRVMLALAYDAALRREELCSLRTDDLDPAHRTLRVRAETTKNRLERVVPYSASTGVLMSAYIAHRAMISRARGPLFLSESRRNHGQPLTLWTWSKVVRRIALEAGVPRFSTHTTRHLCLTDLARMGWELHAIATFAGHRNTDSTLQYIHLSGRDLADKLARGMEHIHAWRIQMLTSADGTTAEVSR